The sequence below is a genomic window from Candidatus Bathyarchaeia archaeon.
CGCCGAAGATGTGATTTCTGGAAAGCTCAATGATCAGTTCGTTGTAGACGTGTATCAAGCTGGCGCCGGCGTCTCGTTTCATATGAACGCCAATGAAGTTATAGCGAATCGTGCGATTGAGCTCCTCGGAGGAAATCGAGGCGATTATTCGCTTTGTCATCCCAATGATTGCGTAAATTTCGGGCAGTCCACAAACGACGTCTTCCCTACCTCGATGCGTCTTGCAACAGTTAAGCTCCTCGACGAACTAATGGAATCGGTTCACTTGTTAGAGATTTCCCTCTCTCGCAAAGCGAAGGAGTTCGATCGCATCCTCAAATCCGGCCGCACCCACATG
It includes:
- a CDS encoding lyase family protein: MQVPADVYYGIQTQRALENYPISGNRAHPSLIQAVGFIKKSAALTNGKLRLVQPRIADAIVRAAEDVISGKLNDQFVVDVYQAGAGVSFHMNANEVIANRAIELLGGNRGDYSLCHPNDCVNFGQSTNDVFPTSMRLATVKLLDELMESVHLLEISLSRKAKEFDRILKSGRTHM